In one window of Brenneria goodwinii DNA:
- the tus gene encoding DNA replication terminus site-binding protein encodes MDRYSLIDRMNRCFVSLEEKLALMPPLFSTFRLLAGRVYSLPDIEKGTEHDAIAQIEVRQHIGQAACELGLAHFQRLFIHHYPETISSKAAIRLPGALCFSVDQRQYQQAQQLITEINALKKELEHIITVDSGLAPEQRFEFVHSHLPGLITLSAYRSLMLITSPASVRFGWANKHIIKNMTRTELLNKLEKSLKAGKSAAPYNKEQWVELIEREIEQVLRLPEQAALKIKRPVKVQPIARVWYPKQQKQVQHPCPSPLLVLCQQEFGGDVPVIGELPNYDADNIKHKHKPQAKPLRLLIPRLHLYTDDR; translated from the coding sequence ATGGATCGCTATTCACTTATTGATCGAATGAACCGCTGCTTTGTATCCCTGGAAGAAAAATTGGCGCTGATGCCGCCGCTGTTTTCCACGTTTCGCCTGCTGGCCGGCCGCGTTTATTCTTTGCCCGATATTGAAAAAGGCACCGAGCACGACGCCATCGCGCAAATTGAAGTCCGCCAGCATATAGGCCAGGCAGCTTGCGAGTTAGGGCTGGCGCACTTTCAGCGGTTATTTATCCACCACTACCCCGAAACCATTAGCAGTAAAGCCGCAATTCGGCTCCCCGGCGCGCTGTGCTTTTCTGTCGACCAACGTCAGTATCAGCAGGCGCAACAACTTATAACCGAGATAAACGCGCTGAAGAAAGAGCTGGAGCACATTATCACCGTTGATTCGGGGTTAGCCCCTGAGCAACGTTTTGAGTTTGTACATAGCCATCTGCCGGGGCTGATCACGCTGAGCGCTTACCGCTCGTTAATGCTTATAACCAGCCCGGCGTCTGTTCGCTTCGGCTGGGCCAATAAACATATCATCAAGAACATGACCCGCACCGAGTTATTGAACAAACTGGAAAAAAGCCTGAAAGCGGGCAAAAGCGCCGCGCCGTACAATAAAGAGCAGTGGGTTGAATTAATCGAACGGGAAATAGAGCAGGTACTGCGATTACCCGAACAGGCGGCATTGAAGATAAAGCGACCGGTGAAGGTCCAGCCGATTGCCAGAGTGTGGTATCCAAAGCAGCAAAAGCAGGTACAACACCCCTGCCCGTCGCCGCTGCTGGTATTGTGTCAGCAAGAGTTCGGAGGAGATGTCCCGGTTATTGGCGAGTTGCCTAACTATGACGCCGACAATATAAAGCATAAACATAAACCGCAGGCTAAGCCGCTGAGATTGCTGATACCCCGGCTGCATTTGTATACCGACGATAGATGA
- the add gene encoding adenosine deaminase: MIDTRLPLTDIHRHLDGNIRAQSILELGRQFNISLPANDLESLRPHVQITSNEPDLLSFLRKLDWGVAVLGSLDACRRIAYENVEDAVNAGLDYAELRFSPYYMSMNHRLPIAGVVEAVIDGVAAGCRDHDIDVRLIGIMSRTFGTDACQQELDGLLAHRDHIVALDLAGDELGYPGDLFLSHFKQARDAGWHITVHAGEAAGPESIWQAINQLKAERIGHGVAAIIDTGLMTYMAENNIGVESCLTSNLQTNTVTALEQHPLIHFLRYSIPATINTDDPAVQGIEIRHEYEVAAPLAGLTAKETRQAQENGLKIAFISEREKQQLREKVLRKRGQA, from the coding sequence ATGATTGATACGCGACTCCCACTAACGGATATTCATCGTCACCTTGATGGCAACATTCGGGCGCAGAGCATTCTGGAACTGGGCCGCCAGTTCAATATTTCATTACCTGCCAATGACTTGGAGTCACTTCGCCCTCATGTTCAAATTACGTCCAATGAGCCGGATTTACTGAGTTTTTTACGCAAGCTGGATTGGGGGGTGGCCGTTCTGGGATCGTTGGATGCCTGCCGCCGTATCGCTTACGAAAATGTTGAAGATGCCGTCAATGCCGGATTGGATTACGCGGAACTTCGTTTCTCCCCCTACTATATGTCGATGAACCACCGGCTTCCGATTGCCGGCGTGGTTGAAGCGGTAATTGACGGCGTCGCCGCAGGATGCCGCGATCATGACATTGATGTGCGTTTGATCGGCATCATGAGCCGCACCTTCGGCACCGATGCCTGCCAACAGGAACTGGATGGCTTACTGGCCCATCGCGACCATATCGTCGCACTGGATCTGGCGGGCGATGAGCTGGGATATCCCGGCGATCTGTTTTTATCTCACTTCAAACAAGCTCGTGACGCGGGCTGGCATATTACCGTCCATGCAGGAGAAGCGGCCGGTCCTGAAAGTATCTGGCAAGCCATCAACCAACTGAAGGCGGAACGCATCGGCCACGGCGTCGCCGCCATTATCGATACCGGTTTGATGACCTACATGGCTGAAAACAATATCGGCGTTGAATCCTGTCTGACATCCAATCTGCAAACCAATACCGTGACTGCTTTGGAGCAACATCCGCTGATACATTTTCTGCGCTACAGTATTCCCGCCACGATTAATACCGACGATCCGGCGGTACAGGGTATTGAGATCCGGCATGAATATGAAGTGGCGGCGCCATTAGCCGGCTTAACCGCCAAAGAAACCCGTCAGGCGCAGGAAAATGGATTGAAAATCGCGTTTATCAGCGAGCGGGAAAAGCAACAACTGCGCGAAAAAGTGCTGCGTAAACGCGGCCAGGCATGA
- a CDS encoding bile acid:sodium symporter family protein: protein MAWLQRLRIDKFLLILVSVVVAASFFPCEGAAQVFFEYLTTAAIALLFFMHGAKLSREAITAGMGHWRLHLVVFASTFILFPLLGVGMSLLVPVVLTPALYLGFLYLCALPATVQSAIAYTSMAGGNVAAAICSASASSILGVFLSPILVGLLMHTQGEGHTDTLHAIGSIIMQLMVPFVIGHLSRPLIANWVERHRKLINITDRSSILLVVYVAFSEAVVQGIWSQINGWSLLAVVGCSIVLLAIVLVVNTLVARKLGFNTADEITIVFCGSKKSLANGIPMASVLFPAAAVGVMVLPLMIFHQIQLMVCAALAQRYANRKKRAEAEQVPMTAGDK, encoded by the coding sequence ATGGCGTGGCTACAGCGGTTGCGAATTGATAAGTTTTTGCTGATATTGGTTTCAGTGGTGGTGGCGGCATCGTTTTTCCCTTGTGAGGGCGCTGCACAAGTCTTTTTTGAATATCTGACGACAGCCGCTATCGCGCTGTTGTTTTTTATGCATGGCGCCAAACTGTCGCGGGAAGCCATTACGGCGGGGATGGGACACTGGCGGCTTCATCTGGTGGTCTTTGCCAGTACATTTATCCTGTTTCCCCTGTTGGGCGTGGGGATGAGTCTGTTGGTGCCGGTGGTGTTAACGCCGGCGCTGTATCTTGGCTTTCTTTATCTGTGCGCCCTGCCGGCCACCGTACAGTCCGCCATCGCCTACACCTCAATGGCCGGCGGCAACGTCGCCGCCGCTATCTGCAGCGCCTCGGCTTCCAGCATTCTGGGCGTATTTCTGTCTCCCATACTCGTTGGTCTGCTTATGCATACCCAAGGAGAAGGGCATACGGATACGTTGCATGCCATCGGCTCCATTATCATGCAGTTGATGGTGCCTTTTGTCATCGGGCATTTATCCCGGCCGTTGATTGCCAACTGGGTCGAGCGTCACCGTAAATTAATCAATATTACGGATCGGTCATCCATTCTTCTGGTGGTCTACGTCGCCTTCAGCGAAGCGGTGGTTCAGGGGATCTGGAGCCAGATCAACGGCTGGTCTCTATTAGCCGTGGTCGGATGTTCCATCGTGTTATTGGCTATTGTGCTGGTGGTGAATACGCTGGTGGCGCGAAAACTCGGCTTTAATACCGCCGATGAGATCACCATCGTGTTTTGCGGGTCGAAGAAAAGTCTGGCCAATGGTATCCCTATGGCCAGCGTACTGTTTCCCGCCGCAGCGGTAGGGGTAATGGTATTGCCGCTGATGATATTCCATCAGATTCAACTGATGGTCTGCGCGGCATTGGCTCAGCGCTATGCGAATAGGAAAAAGCGCGCCGAAGCCGAGCAGGTTCCTATGACGGCAGGCGATAAATAA
- the manA gene encoding mannose-6-phosphate isomerase has product MQKMLNRVQHYAWGSKHVLTELYGIKNPNDLPMAELWMGAHPKSSSHVIDEEGNDRNLREAIAEDLPAHLGAKVAQRFGELPFLFKVLCAAQPLSIQVHPSKSSAEQGFARENAAGIAMDAAERNYKDANHKPELVFALTPFQAMNGFRELSEIVTLLQPVASAHPSISAFLQQPDSKNLSMLFANLLSMDGQQKSQALGVLKAALNNHQDEPWATIRDITRFYPDDSGLFSPLLLNVITLQPGEAMFLYAETPHAYLNGVALEVMANSDNVLRAGLTPKYIDIPELLDNVKFEAKPAAQLLTTPVQHGNELNFPIPVDDFAFSLHSLNGKPQALSQNSAAIVFCVDGEALLQKDDRQIGLKAGESCFISANESPVMVQGQGRIARVFNR; this is encoded by the coding sequence ATGCAAAAAATGCTCAATCGTGTCCAGCACTATGCCTGGGGCAGCAAACACGTATTAACTGAGCTATATGGCATTAAGAACCCTAATGATTTACCCATGGCGGAATTATGGATGGGCGCTCACCCCAAGAGTAGCTCCCATGTTATTGATGAAGAAGGAAACGATCGTAATTTGCGCGAGGCGATCGCAGAGGATTTGCCCGCGCATCTTGGCGCCAAAGTCGCGCAGCGGTTCGGGGAATTACCTTTTTTATTTAAGGTATTGTGCGCCGCGCAACCGCTTTCTATTCAGGTACATCCAAGTAAATCGTCGGCAGAACAAGGGTTTGCGAGGGAAAATGCCGCAGGTATCGCGATGGATGCAGCGGAAAGAAACTATAAGGATGCTAATCACAAGCCTGAATTAGTCTTCGCGCTTACCCCGTTTCAAGCCATGAACGGCTTTAGAGAATTGTCTGAAATTGTCACCTTGTTGCAGCCGGTCGCCAGCGCACATCCGTCGATTTCCGCTTTTTTACAACAGCCCGACAGCAAAAACCTCTCCATGCTGTTTGCAAATCTGCTGAGCATGGATGGGCAGCAAAAAAGTCAGGCATTGGGCGTATTAAAAGCCGCGCTGAACAACCACCAGGACGAACCCTGGGCAACCATTCGCGACATTACCCGGTTTTATCCGGACGACAGCGGTCTGTTCTCTCCGCTGTTGCTCAATGTGATTACGCTGCAACCAGGCGAAGCCATGTTTTTATATGCGGAAACGCCGCATGCCTATCTGAACGGCGTCGCCCTGGAAGTCATGGCCAACTCGGATAACGTACTGCGGGCTGGATTAACGCCGAAATACATTGATATCCCGGAACTGTTGGACAATGTGAAATTTGAAGCCAAACCCGCCGCACAATTGTTAACCACGCCTGTCCAGCATGGGAATGAGCTAAACTTCCCTATTCCCGTCGACGATTTCGCTTTTTCCTTGCATAGTCTGAACGGTAAACCACAAGCGCTCAGCCAGAATAGCGCGGCGATCGTTTTCTGCGTCGATGGCGAAGCGTTATTGCAAAAAGATGATCGGCAGATCGGACTCAAAGCGGGTGAATCCTGTTTTATCTCCGCCAACGAGTCGCCGGTGATGGTTCAGGGACAAGGGCGTATTGCTCGCGTATTTAATCGGTAA
- the fumC gene encoding class II fumarate hydratase, producing MTTTRIEKDSMGPINVPAERLWGAQTQRSLEHFRISEEKMPKALIYALAQTKRAAASVNMDLKLLPEDRGNAIVQAADEVLAGKLAGEFPLAIWQTGSGTQSNMNMNEVLANRASELLGGERGNNRLVHPNDDVNKSQSSNDVFPTAMHVAAVLAINEHLIPELTSLQRTLAAKAEQFKDIVKIGRTHLQDATPLTLGQEISGWAAMLQHNLKHIENSVPHLCELALGGTAVGTGLNTHPEYAVRVAAELAKLTGQPFVTAPNKFESLGTCDALVHGHGALKGLAASLMKIANDVRWLASGPRCGIGELSIPENEPGSSIMPGKVNPTQCEAMTMLCCQVLGNDVAVNIGGAAGNFELNVYRPMVIHNFLQSVRLLADGMKSFNEHCAVGIEPNRERIDQLLNESLMLVTALNTHIGYDKSAEIAKKAHKEGLTLKASALKLGYLTEAQFDEWVRPQDMVGSLKN from the coding sequence ATGACAACCACTCGCATTGAAAAAGATTCGATGGGGCCGATTAACGTTCCAGCGGAACGCTTATGGGGAGCGCAGACGCAGCGTTCGCTAGAGCACTTCCGTATTTCCGAAGAGAAAATGCCGAAGGCATTGATTTACGCACTGGCGCAAACAAAACGTGCCGCGGCCAGCGTCAATATGGATTTGAAATTACTGCCCGAAGATAGAGGGAATGCCATTGTTCAGGCTGCGGATGAAGTGCTGGCGGGCAAACTTGCCGGCGAATTTCCGTTAGCCATTTGGCAAACCGGTTCCGGCACGCAAAGCAATATGAACATGAATGAAGTACTGGCGAATCGCGCCAGTGAATTATTGGGCGGGGAACGAGGAAACAACCGTCTGGTTCACCCCAATGACGATGTTAATAAAAGCCAAAGCTCCAACGATGTTTTCCCCACGGCGATGCATGTCGCGGCCGTGCTGGCCATTAACGAGCATCTTATCCCTGAGTTGACTTCGCTGCAGCGCACGCTTGCCGCGAAAGCCGAGCAGTTCAAAGATATCGTTAAAATCGGACGTACTCACCTGCAGGATGCGACGCCATTAACGCTGGGACAGGAAATTTCCGGTTGGGCGGCGATGCTGCAACATAACCTGAAGCATATTGAAAACAGCGTACCGCATTTGTGCGAACTGGCGCTGGGGGGAACGGCTGTCGGCACCGGGTTAAACACGCATCCTGAATATGCCGTTCGGGTTGCCGCCGAACTGGCGAAGCTGACCGGACAACCGTTTGTTACCGCACCGAATAAATTTGAATCGTTAGGCACCTGCGATGCGTTGGTTCACGGTCATGGCGCATTGAAAGGATTGGCGGCGTCATTAATGAAAATCGCCAATGACGTGCGCTGGCTGGCATCCGGTCCACGCTGCGGCATTGGCGAGCTGAGCATTCCTGAAAACGAGCCCGGTAGTTCAATTATGCCCGGTAAAGTTAACCCTACGCAGTGCGAAGCTATGACGATGTTATGTTGTCAGGTGTTGGGGAATGATGTTGCGGTTAATATCGGCGGGGCTGCGGGGAACTTTGAACTGAATGTTTATCGTCCGATGGTGATTCATAATTTCCTGCAATCCGTTCGTCTGCTGGCCGACGGCATGAAGAGCTTTAATGAGCATTGCGCGGTTGGCATTGAGCCGAATCGTGAGCGCATCGATCAGTTGCTGAACGAATCGTTAATGCTGGTGACGGCGCTTAATACCCATATCGGTTACGACAAATCCGCTGAAATCGCCAAAAAAGCGCATAAGGAAGGGCTGACGTTAAAAGCCTCGGCGCTGAAGCTGGGATATCTTACGGAAGCGCAGTTTGATGAGTGGGTACGGCCGCAGGATATGGTCGGAAGTCTGAAAAACTGA
- a CDS encoding arsenic resistance protein, which produces MQKLKAFMEERQTVIYFISVISAVLIALLLPGTEKLDAAINPALALMLFVTFLQVPLTSLKRSFTQIRFLAALLIANFIVIPLFLALLVPYLPAEPMIRLGILLVLLAPCIDYVVTFSHLGHADAPRLLAATPALLIVQMLALPFYLGLFLSREAAGLVHIAPFFHAFIWLIAIPLLLAGLVQWGAGRSSAVDKFADKLGFLPVPATALVLLVVVASVIPQLKTTWTTVLTAVPFYVLFAIVAPTLGWLTGKLFRLESASGRAVAFSSGTRNSLVVLPLALAIPGAIPLLPAIIVTQTLVELLSELVYIRIIPKLTANNPRISD; this is translated from the coding sequence ATGCAAAAGCTGAAAGCATTCATGGAAGAGCGCCAGACTGTAATCTACTTCATCTCAGTTATCTCAGCGGTATTGATTGCGCTGCTGCTTCCCGGAACAGAAAAGCTGGATGCGGCGATCAATCCTGCGTTGGCATTAATGCTGTTTGTTACTTTTTTGCAGGTGCCGCTGACGTCCCTGAAAAGAAGTTTTACCCAAATCCGCTTTCTTGCCGCCCTGCTTATTGCCAATTTTATCGTCATCCCGCTGTTTCTGGCTTTACTTGTTCCCTATTTACCTGCCGAGCCAATGATCCGGCTGGGTATTCTGCTGGTGTTACTTGCGCCATGTATCGACTACGTGGTGACATTCTCCCACCTCGGACATGCGGATGCGCCACGCTTGCTGGCGGCTACCCCGGCGCTGCTGATCGTACAGATGCTGGCATTGCCGTTTTATCTGGGGCTTTTTCTTAGCCGGGAAGCGGCCGGTCTTGTCCATATCGCGCCGTTTTTCCACGCGTTCATCTGGCTTATCGCGATCCCCTTGCTGCTTGCCGGACTGGTGCAATGGGGCGCAGGCCGTTCTTCCGCGGTGGATAAATTCGCCGACAAACTCGGTTTTCTCCCCGTGCCGGCAACGGCGCTGGTGTTATTGGTGGTGGTTGCCTCCGTCATACCCCAGCTTAAAACCACCTGGACGACCGTTCTGACAGCCGTTCCGTTCTATGTGCTCTTCGCTATCGTCGCGCCGACGTTGGGATGGCTGACCGGCAAGCTGTTTCGGCTTGAATCCGCCAGCGGACGCGCCGTTGCTTTCAGTTCCGGCACGCGCAACTCCCTTGTCGTTCTACCACTGGCGCTGGCCATTCCCGGCGCGATCCCGCTATTACCGGCGATTATCGTGACCCAGACCCTGGTAGAGCTGCTAAGCGAACTGGTCTATATCCGTATCATTCCCAAACTGACCGCGAACAACCCCAGGATATCCGACTGA
- the araC gene encoding arabinose operon transcriptional regulator AraC — protein MYHRVAHESQSNPLLPGYSFNAYLVAGLTPILANGPLDFFIDRPDGMKGYIINLTIKGRGQVFDGDDAFYCRPGDLLLFPPKAKHFYGRAPDSDCWYHRWVYFRPRAYWADWLEWHSKSCGVGRLSLPNNQLLLEFDRLFANIEQTQRSGRRFSEELGMNLLERLLLRAMEEDPQSPQKIMDPRVIEACQFITGNLAGELRIDEVARHVCLSPSRLAHLFREQVGINILRWREDQRVIRAKLLLQTTQESIANIGRVVGYDDQLYFSRVFRKRVGVSPSDFRRSRSEINYPAARKETPMWEKSSSGVGGVSRSTEMSSR, from the coding sequence ATGTATCACCGTGTGGCGCATGAATCTCAGTCTAATCCGCTGTTGCCGGGTTACTCGTTTAACGCCTATCTGGTCGCCGGATTGACGCCGATCCTGGCGAACGGACCGCTCGACTTCTTTATCGACCGTCCCGACGGCATGAAAGGCTATATCATTAATCTTACCATTAAAGGGCGGGGGCAGGTTTTTGATGGCGACGACGCCTTTTATTGTCGTCCGGGCGACTTATTGCTGTTTCCGCCGAAAGCCAAACACTTTTATGGCCGAGCGCCGGACAGCGACTGCTGGTATCACCGATGGGTCTATTTTCGTCCGCGGGCCTACTGGGCCGATTGGCTGGAGTGGCATAGCAAGAGCTGCGGCGTTGGCCGTTTGAGCCTGCCGAATAATCAGCTGTTGCTGGAGTTCGATCGGCTATTCGCCAACATTGAACAGACCCAACGTTCAGGCCGGCGCTTTTCGGAAGAGTTGGGGATGAATCTGTTGGAGCGGCTGTTGTTAAGAGCGATGGAAGAGGATCCGCAAAGTCCGCAAAAAATTATGGATCCGCGAGTCATTGAAGCCTGCCAATTTATTACCGGCAATCTGGCCGGCGAATTGCGCATTGATGAAGTCGCCCGGCACGTGTGTCTGTCGCCGTCGCGCTTAGCGCATTTATTCCGCGAACAGGTGGGCATTAACATTTTACGCTGGCGGGAAGACCAACGGGTGATCCGCGCCAAACTCCTGCTGCAAACAACGCAAGAATCCATCGCCAATATCGGCCGGGTGGTCGGTTATGACGATCAGCTCTATTTCTCCCGCGTATTCCGTAAACGCGTGGGCGTCAGCCCGAGCGATTTCCGGCGCAGCCGCAGTGAAATCAACTATCCAGCGGCCCGCAAAGAGACGCCGATGTGGGAAAAATCATCCTCCGGCGTCGGCGGCGTTAGCCGAAGCACGGAAATGTCATCGCGATAA
- a CDS encoding YdgA family protein → MKKSLVAAGVIIALGAIWTGASWYTGKQLALNIDELTDNINTQLKTAYPDAALKVVYRDYQGGIFSSQLAYVLQSDGSDKGQQLLAPGEEIVINETVSHGPFPLAQLKKFNLIPAMASVHGELANTPVVKPLFDLTQNKPFVTAETRVSYSGDTRSDISLLPIEHQGNEQKLSFSGAEIQLDVAHDFRSNKLSGTISNILVEKRNPWGEMEQLALKDLAMDVNNHKGKFDLGIGDGTFSAKSLAFTVEGGEPVALNNFAVQSTVTEDDKNLAGKTAVTLESLTVGDRNLGSGNLNVAFSQFDGEGTKQFAADYQKAIQQFWQTSDDANPLAYQHQVLMVFLQNLPKLLKGNPNITIAPLSWKNSKGESTFTLALDLTDPLQNGANAADPAASDEEKIILQSVKKLDAKLNVPLDMLAELMVQADKQPATDEEREQATNMALQQANMMASIGQMNQITVTKDGAITSSLQYADGQVDFNGNKIPLADFIAPFIGLPDENGDDSLPQSPEAPVTPPAQ, encoded by the coding sequence ATGAAAAAATCATTAGTTGCCGCCGGCGTTATTATCGCCTTGGGCGCAATCTGGACCGGCGCATCCTGGTATACCGGCAAACAATTGGCTCTGAATATTGATGAGCTTACCGATAATATCAATACCCAGTTGAAAACCGCCTATCCCGACGCCGCTCTGAAAGTCGTATACCGGGACTATCAAGGCGGTATCTTTAGCAGTCAATTAGCCTACGTTCTGCAATCCGATGGCTCGGATAAAGGGCAACAGCTGCTTGCGCCAGGCGAAGAAATCGTCATTAATGAAACCGTTTCTCATGGCCCTTTCCCTTTGGCGCAGCTCAAAAAATTCAATCTGATTCCCGCCATGGCATCCGTACACGGTGAGTTGGCGAATACGCCGGTGGTTAAGCCCCTATTCGATCTCACGCAGAATAAGCCGTTTGTCACGGCAGAAACACGCGTGTCCTACAGCGGCGACACCCGTAGCGATATCTCGCTGTTGCCCATCGAACATCAGGGCAATGAGCAGAAGTTATCTTTCAGCGGCGCTGAAATCCAGTTAGACGTCGCCCATGATTTTCGCAGCAACAAACTGTCGGGCACTATCAGCAACATACTGGTGGAAAAGAGAAATCCGTGGGGCGAGATGGAACAACTCGCGCTAAAAGACCTTGCCATGGACGTCAATAACCATAAAGGCAAGTTCGATCTCGGTATCGGCGACGGCACCTTTTCCGCCAAGTCTCTGGCATTTACCGTTGAAGGCGGCGAACCCGTCGCGCTGAACAATTTCGCCGTGCAAAGTACCGTGACGGAAGATGATAAAAATCTGGCGGGTAAAACGGCAGTAACGTTGGAATCGCTGACCGTCGGCGATCGTAACCTGGGCTCCGGCAATCTCAACGTCGCCTTCTCCCAGTTTGATGGGGAAGGAACAAAGCAATTCGCCGCCGATTACCAGAAAGCGATTCAACAGTTTTGGCAAACCTCGGACGACGCCAATCCTCTTGCTTACCAACATCAGGTTTTAATGGTTTTCCTGCAAAATTTACCTAAATTGCTGAAGGGGAATCCAAACATAACCATCGCCCCCCTGAGCTGGAAAAACAGCAAAGGCGAAAGCACCTTTACGCTGGCGCTGGATTTGACCGATCCTCTGCAAAACGGCGCCAACGCGGCCGATCCTGCGGCGTCGGATGAAGAGAAAATCATTCTGCAGTCGGTCAAGAAACTCGACGCTAAATTGAATGTGCCGTTAGACATGCTGGCGGAGTTGATGGTTCAGGCGGACAAACAGCCCGCAACCGATGAAGAGAGAGAACAGGCCACTAACATGGCGCTGCAGCAGGCCAATATGATGGCCAGCATCGGCCAGATGAACCAGATCACGGTCACGAAAGACGGTGCGATCACCAGTTCATTACAGTATGCCGACGGTCAGGTTGATTTTAACGGCAACAAGATACCGCTGGCTGACTTCATCGCGCCGTTTATTGGTCTTCCTGATGAAAACGGCGATGACTCGCTGCCCCAATCGCCGGAAGCGCCCGTCACGCCTCCCGCTCAATAA
- a CDS encoding oxidoreductase: MSDVIRVGLLGYGYASKTFHAPLIAGTAGMELTAVSSSNADKVHADWAKVNVVSDPQTLFNDEDIDLIVIPTPNDTHFPLAKQALAAGKHVVVDKPFTVTLSQAHELGLQAEHQGKLLSVFHNRRWDSDFLTLKQLFHTGVLGDVVYMESHFDRYRPEIRQRWRENGSEGSGIWYDLGPHLLDQALQLFGLPVAIQVDLAQLRPGSKATDYFHATLIYPQRRVVLHASMLVVAPSARYIVHGSRGSFVKFGLDPQEEQLKKGERPPLANWGQDRQDGVLTLFRDGVTAEQTVSTLPGDYPAYYAAIRDALTGKGENPVTVHQAIQVMELIELGLASHQQKRVMTLKNS, from the coding sequence ATGAGTGACGTAATTCGTGTTGGGCTGCTGGGATACGGTTATGCGAGTAAAACATTCCATGCGCCGCTGATTGCCGGAACAGCGGGTATGGAACTGACGGCGGTTTCCAGCAGTAATGCCGATAAAGTCCATGCTGACTGGGCGAAGGTTAACGTAGTGAGCGATCCGCAAACGTTGTTTAATGATGAGGATATCGATCTTATCGTTATTCCAACGCCGAATGACACCCATTTCCCATTGGCTAAACAAGCGCTGGCCGCCGGTAAGCATGTGGTGGTGGATAAACCCTTTACCGTGACGTTGTCACAAGCTCATGAACTGGGTTTACAGGCCGAGCACCAGGGGAAACTGCTTTCCGTGTTCCACAACCGGCGCTGGGACAGCGATTTCCTGACGTTAAAACAGCTATTTCATACCGGTGTGCTAGGGGATGTGGTTTACATGGAGTCCCACTTCGATCGCTATCGTCCGGAGATTCGCCAGCGCTGGCGCGAAAACGGCAGCGAAGGGAGCGGCATTTGGTACGACTTAGGCCCGCATTTATTGGATCAGGCTCTACAGCTTTTTGGTCTGCCGGTCGCTATTCAGGTCGATCTGGCGCAGTTAAGGCCCGGCAGCAAAGCGACAGATTATTTTCACGCTACCCTGATCTATCCCCAACGCCGGGTGGTGTTGCATGCCAGCATGCTGGTGGTTGCCCCTTCGGCCCGCTATATCGTCCATGGCTCGCGCGGCAGTTTTGTTAAATTCGGCCTTGATCCGCAAGAAGAGCAGTTGAAAAAAGGGGAACGACCGCCGCTGGCGAACTGGGGACAAGACCGGCAGGACGGGGTGTTGACCCTGTTCCGTGACGGCGTAACGGCGGAGCAGACCGTTTCAACGCTGCCCGGCGATTATCCCGCTTATTATGCCGCGATCCGCGATGCGTTAACCGGGAAAGGTGAAAATCCGGTGACGGTGCATCAGGCGATACAGGTGATGGAGTTGATTGAGCTTGGACTGGCCTCTCATCAGCAAAAAAGAGTGATGACGCTAAAAAATAGCTAG